One window of Nocardia nova SH22a genomic DNA carries:
- a CDS encoding CHAT domain-containing protein, with protein sequence MTESSEQPTVTVRMADAGELYMSWHWTGVVADPGASMLPGADVDAAVRRLTAALPDLTDPAGLEQSLTTGAFADRSSEYELAQALSRALLPQGLAMQLHALMVRGVRPHIRLQPSPRVAQVPWEILAPDPALRLIDIADVSLLAPAGIVHAPDRVERTWATDRELPVIAVLDPRVPGFRADSELGSVLGRMSATAPLAERVAGYSARQRLRPEVAEPLAAFRRTDLDRDRLSALLRAGASRLIYVGHVTAAAPESGQSENAELHLCCTADTSGFADRLRTHRPLSAKDLLLGTHTLDAEPVAGPQLWPMPSRVALIACESGGDLRFTEALGLVAAMINGGAELVTATRWPLPTDLAFQRLAGATEATPLHDVVCAVDAAHEQPDPIATLAHWQRERLTTWRETGTIENSPLLWAAFATIRT encoded by the coding sequence ATGACCGAGAGTTCCGAACAGCCGACGGTGACCGTGCGGATGGCCGATGCCGGTGAGCTGTACATGTCCTGGCACTGGACGGGTGTCGTCGCGGATCCGGGCGCGAGCATGTTGCCCGGGGCCGATGTCGATGCCGCGGTGCGGCGGCTCACGGCGGCCCTGCCGGACCTCACCGACCCCGCCGGACTCGAGCAGTCGCTCACGACCGGGGCCTTCGCCGATCGGAGCTCGGAATACGAACTGGCACAGGCACTCAGCCGCGCACTGCTGCCGCAGGGGCTCGCCATGCAACTGCACGCGCTCATGGTACGCGGGGTGCGCCCGCACATCCGGTTGCAGCCGTCCCCGCGGGTCGCGCAGGTGCCGTGGGAGATCCTCGCCCCCGACCCGGCGCTGCGGCTCATCGACATCGCCGATGTCAGCCTGCTCGCGCCCGCGGGCATCGTGCACGCGCCGGACCGGGTCGAGCGCACCTGGGCCACCGACCGCGAACTTCCGGTGATCGCCGTCCTCGATCCCCGGGTGCCCGGCTTCCGCGCCGATTCCGAACTCGGCTCGGTCCTAGGCCGCATGTCCGCGACCGCACCGCTGGCCGAGCGGGTCGCCGGTTACAGTGCGCGGCAACGCCTTCGGCCGGAGGTAGCCGAACCGCTCGCGGCGTTCCGGCGCACCGATCTGGACCGTGATCGACTGTCGGCCCTGCTCCGGGCGGGTGCGAGCCGGTTGATCTACGTCGGCCACGTCACCGCCGCCGCACCGGAATCGGGACAGAGCGAGAATGCCGAACTCCACCTGTGCTGCACGGCGGACACCTCCGGTTTCGCCGACCGCCTGCGCACCCATCGCCCGCTGTCGGCCAAGGACCTCCTGCTGGGCACCCACACACTCGACGCGGAACCCGTTGCCGGACCACAACTGTGGCCGATGCCGAGCCGAGTGGCGCTGATCGCCTGCGAGAGCGGCGGCGACCTGCGCTTCACCGAGGCACTGGGCCTGGTCGCCGCGATGATCAACGGCGGCGCCGAACTGGTCACCGCCACCCGCTGGCCACTCCCCACCGACCTGGCCTTCCAACGCCTCGCAGGCGCCACCGAAGCCACCCCACTCCACGATGTGGTGTGTGCGGTCGACGCGGCCCACGAACAACCCGACCCGATCGCCACCCTCGCCCACTGGCAGCGCGAACGCCTGACCACCTGGCGCGAAACCGGCACCATCGAGAACTCACCGCTCCTGTGGGCGGCCTTCGCGACAATCCGAACCTGA
- a CDS encoding alpha/beta fold hydrolase, whose translation MRLKRFERDGIELTADIRDGDGPPLVMLPGVMADAATWRPVVDAITLPNPVVTINRRGRIPSGPLGANYTVRTEVDDLHHILDALGAEADLFGWSYGGLIALEAAGERSDLRSLTAYEPVCAPFAPAAIPALRTAIEQGDLDEAVRLVNTDVSGFSVEYVAALRQSPIWEVLRPLAAPLAEELAAIDGHTPDRERYRALKLPVTLLLGELNRGSEPYGTAFERIATALPRARVELLPGQGHLAHAGAPGLLADRIAAAVTAAVH comes from the coding sequence ATGAGATTGAAGCGTTTCGAACGCGATGGCATCGAACTGACCGCCGACATCCGTGACGGTGACGGCCCGCCCCTGGTGATGCTGCCGGGCGTGATGGCCGACGCCGCGACCTGGCGGCCCGTGGTCGACGCGATCACACTGCCCAACCCGGTGGTGACGATCAACCGGCGCGGCCGGATTCCCAGCGGCCCGCTCGGCGCGAACTACACGGTCCGTACCGAGGTGGACGACCTGCATCACATCCTCGACGCACTCGGCGCCGAGGCCGATCTGTTCGGCTGGAGCTACGGTGGGTTGATCGCGCTCGAGGCGGCCGGTGAGCGATCGGATCTGCGCTCGCTGACGGCCTACGAACCGGTCTGCGCGCCGTTCGCACCCGCCGCGATCCCCGCGCTGCGGACCGCGATCGAGCAGGGGGATCTGGACGAGGCCGTACGGCTGGTGAATACCGACGTCTCGGGATTCTCGGTGGAATATGTTGCGGCCCTGCGGCAATCACCGATCTGGGAGGTACTGCGGCCGCTGGCGGCGCCACTGGCCGAGGAATTGGCGGCCATCGACGGCCACACACCCGATCGGGAGCGGTATCGCGCACTGAAGCTGCCGGTCACGCTGCTGCTCGGCGAACTCAACCGAGGCAGCGAACCCTACGGGACGGCATTCGAGCGGATCGCGACAGCGCTGCCTCGGGCGCGGGTGGAACTGCTGCCCGGTCAAGGTCATCTCGCTCATGCCGGGGCGCCCGGCCTACTCGCCGACCGGATAGCGGCGGCCGTCACGGCTGCGGTTCACTGA
- a CDS encoding tetratricopeptide repeat protein: MTDTTPGLELLHEGAAAHGRGEVAEALRIFEHAARTTTGGVRVSAAINAASMRDELGDHTGAVEGFRAALAEIPDDAVEKLASTLVNYSQALQHLGELDEAQRALERARDLLIGHEEFGTLRVSCLVSLTAVATHRGQWVRAIELATESLRAAEHFAPRLRGHPLGNLAVAHFESGRGELGLDFAQQALAAFEAAGDVNAAAEMRQNLAQMYARLGRDDEAEPAARESQRYFERAGLGYRAGVGLSLLGLLAERHGDLDRVEELYRRALGYFESSGAVLDAAGVRTRLATLAFAHGHAGDGEDLLAAAYQTYAERGLGLQCARVDFWHASLWESLIDDMAEPPPPEVLPRARDLAVTAAIAIDAVRYSFTNGAQRAQWNREMAAPALALAFRLAYRCGDGLLIADLIETQCAGTTLDRTPPAPAAPPQLPFEVVQPPASDPDRPPGTLRLGTALAQVAAAAGLPVSPPPRLTVPPDGRIALAAYIIAAEQRYGRPVREERVLPT; encoded by the coding sequence ATGACCGATACCACCCCCGGCCTCGAGCTGCTCCACGAAGGCGCCGCCGCGCACGGTCGCGGCGAGGTCGCCGAGGCCCTGCGGATCTTCGAGCACGCCGCCCGCACCACCACGGGCGGGGTGCGGGTGAGCGCGGCGATCAACGCGGCGAGTATGCGCGACGAACTGGGCGACCACACCGGCGCGGTCGAGGGCTTCCGGGCCGCCCTCGCCGAGATCCCGGACGACGCGGTCGAGAAGCTCGCCTCGACACTGGTCAACTATTCCCAGGCACTGCAGCATCTCGGCGAACTCGACGAGGCGCAGCGGGCACTGGAGCGGGCCCGCGATCTGCTCATCGGGCACGAGGAGTTCGGCACCCTGCGGGTCTCCTGTCTGGTCTCGCTCACCGCGGTCGCCACCCACCGCGGTCAGTGGGTGCGGGCGATCGAGCTGGCCACCGAATCATTGCGCGCCGCCGAGCATTTCGCACCGCGGCTGCGCGGGCATCCGCTGGGAAATCTCGCGGTGGCGCATTTCGAGTCCGGGCGCGGTGAGCTCGGACTCGATTTCGCGCAGCAGGCGCTGGCGGCATTCGAGGCGGCGGGCGATGTGAACGCGGCGGCCGAAATGCGGCAGAATCTGGCGCAGATGTACGCCCGCCTCGGCCGCGACGACGAGGCCGAACCCGCCGCGCGCGAGAGTCAGCGCTATTTCGAGCGCGCCGGGCTCGGCTACCGCGCCGGTGTCGGACTCTCGCTGCTGGGGCTGCTCGCCGAACGCCACGGTGACCTGGATCGGGTCGAGGAGTTGTATCGGCGCGCACTCGGATATTTCGAGTCCTCCGGTGCGGTACTCGATGCCGCGGGCGTCCGGACCCGCTTGGCGACACTGGCTTTCGCGCACGGCCACGCCGGGGACGGTGAGGACCTGCTCGCCGCCGCGTATCAGACCTATGCCGAGCGTGGACTCGGCCTGCAATGCGCACGGGTGGACTTCTGGCACGCGTCGCTGTGGGAGTCGCTGATCGACGACATGGCCGAACCGCCGCCGCCCGAGGTGCTGCCGCGGGCCCGTGATCTGGCCGTCACCGCCGCCATCGCCATCGACGCCGTGCGCTACAGCTTCACCAACGGCGCCCAGCGCGCGCAGTGGAACCGTGAGATGGCCGCGCCGGCACTGGCGCTGGCCTTCCGCCTGGCCTACCGCTGCGGTGACGGCCTGTTGATCGCCGATCTGATCGAAACACAGTGCGCGGGCACGACTCTCGATCGCACACCGCCCGCACCGGCAGCGCCGCCGCAGCTGCCCTTCGAGGTGGTCCAGCCGCCGGCCTCCGATCCGGACCGGCCGCCGGGCACGCTGCGACTGGGCACGGCACTGGCGCAGGTCGCGGCGGCCGCGGGACTTCCGGTGTCGCCGCCACCGCGCCTGACGGTCCCACCGGACGGGCGCATCGCACTGGCGGCCTACATCATCGCGGCCGAACAACGGTACGGACGGCCGGTGCGCGAGGAGCGGGTACTACCGACATGA